The genomic interval CGACGGGTCGAAGCCCGAGGGCGCGTCGGAGGGCGAGCTGGGCGTCGCGGACGGGGCCTCGGACGGCGCGGCGGACGAGACCGAGGGGCTCGGCGAGGGCTTCCCCTTCGCGGACGGCTCGTCGTCACCACCACCGGAGGTGAGGATGACGCCGCCCACTATCAGGCCCGCCACCAGCACGGCCGCGACCACGATGGCGGCGACCTTCGCGCCGTTGCCGCCCGAGGGCGGGGGCGGCGGGGGTGCGAACTGCCCGTACTGGCCGAAACCCTGCTGGGGCTGGGGCTGGCCGTAAGGATTGCCGTACGGCTGGGCGGGCGGCTGGGCCGGCGGCTGCGGCGGCCCGAAGCCCTGGGGCGGTCCGAAACCACCGCCGTGGCCAGGCGGTTGCGGGGGGTTCGGCGGCGGCGGAGAGGTCATGCGCGACAGCATGCCGTACGCCACTGACAGCCCCACCGGCGGGATCCCGATCCGAACGCCCCGCCCCCGCGCCCGTACGGGACCCGCGCCCGTAGGCCGGCTCTGACCCGCGCGCGTACCCGCACCCGCGCCCGCGGCGGAGGAAGTGACCCCGACCACCGTTGCTCGGTCAACGCTGCCCCGCACCCGCGCCCGCGGCGGCGGAAGCGGCAGAATGGACCGCATGACCGGCACCACCCGCCCCACGCCCCCCGGGGCCTCCGCCCTCGACCCCGCCATCGCGTCCCGCCTCAAGCGCGACGCCGACGGCCTGGTCCCCGCCATCGCCCAGCAGTACGACACCGGCGAGGTCCTCATGCTCGGCTGGATGGACGACGAGGCCCTGCACCGCACCCTCACCACCGGCCGCTGCACCTACTGGAGCCGCAGCCGCCAGGAGTACTGGGTCAAGGGCGACACCTCCGGCCACGTCCAGCACGTGAAGTCGGTGGCCCTCGACTGCGACGCGGACACCCTCCTCGTCAAGGTCGACCAGGTCGGCGCCGCCTGCCACACCGGTGACCGCACGTGCTTCGATGCCGACGTCCTGCCATCGGCCAAGTAGCATCCGCTGCCATGGCAGCCACGACCCCGGGTGACATCGCCCCCGACGCCGCAACCTTCCGTACGCTCGCGAAGGACCGCCGGGTCATCCCGGTCACCCGGCGGTTCCTCGCCGACGGGGACACCCCCGTCGGCCTCTACCGCAAGCTCGCCGCCGAGCGCCCCGGCACCTTCCTGCTGGAGTCCGCCGAGAACGGCCGCACCTGGTCCCGCTACTCCTTCGTCGGCGTCCGCAGCGCCGCCACCCTGACCGTCCGCGACGGCGCCACCCACTGGCTCGGCACCCCGCCCGTCGGCGTCCCCACCGACGGCGACCCGCTGGAGACCCTGCGCGCCACCGTGGCCGCCCTGCACACCCCGCGCGACCTCATCGAGGGCACCGGACTGCCGCCCTTCACCGGCGGCATGGTGGGCTACCTCGGCTACGACATCGTGCGCCGCCTGGAGCGGATCGGCGAGCACGGCGCCGACACCCTCGGCCTGCCCGAGCTGACCATGCTCCTCACCTCCGACCTCGCGGTCCTCGACCACTGGAACGGCACCGTCCTGCTGATCGCCAACGCGATCAACCACAACGACCTCGACACGGGCGTCGACGAGGCCTACGCCGACGCCGTCGCCCGCCTCGACGCCATGGCCGCCGACCTGCACCGGCCCGCCCCCACCGACCCCACCGCCCTGCCGCCCTCCGAGCTCCCCGAGTACACCGCCCGCTGGGGCGGCCCCGACTACATGGCGGCCGTGGAGGACATCAAGGAGCGCATCCGCGCGGGCGAGGCCTTCCAGGTCGTCCCCTCCCAGCGCTTCGAGACGCCCTGCGAGGCCTCGGCCCTCGACGTCTACCGCGTGCTCCGGGCCACCAACCCGAGCCCGTACATGTACCTGCTCCGCTTCGACGGGTTCGACATCGTCGGCTCCAGCCCCGAGGCGCTCGTCAAGGTCGAGGACGGGCAGGCCTTGGTGCACCCCATCGCCGGCACCCGGCCGCGCGGCGCCACCCCGCAGGCCGACGCCGCCCTCGCCGAGGAGCTCATGGCCGACCCCAAGGAGCGCGCCGAGCACCTCATGCTCGTCGACCTCGGCCGCAACGACCTCGGCCGGGTCTGCGAACCCGGCAGCGTCGAGGTCGTCGACTTCATGTCGATCGAGCGCTACAGCCACGTGATGCACATCGTCTCCACCGTCACCGGCCGCCTCGCCCCCGGGCGCACCGCCTTCGACGTGCTCACCGCCTGCTTCCCCGCCGGCACCCTCTCCGGCGCCCCCAAGCCCCGCGCCATGCAGATCATCGAGGAGCTGGAGCCCGCCCGCCGCGGCCTGTACGGCGGCTGCGTCGGCTACCTCGACTTCGCCGGGGACTCCGACACCGCCATCGCCATCCGCACCGCCGTGCTGCGCGACGGCACCGCCTACGTGCAGGCCGGCGCGGGCGTCGTCGCCGACTCCGACCCGGCGGCCGAGGACGCCGAGTGCCGCAACAAGGCCGCCGCCGTGCTCCGCGCCGTCCACTCCGCGAACCGGCTCACCCACCGGTCCTGAGCCGCGCGGGGCCGCCGAGGCGCGCCCCGGAGCCGCCCCGGGGCGCCCGCACGGGGACCCCCGGGGCGCCCGCCCGGCACCGACGAGAGATAGTGGTAACCGTGAGCGCAGCCGTACCCCACCCCCGCCCCCATGTCGAGCCCGCCGCCCGTACCGGCGCCGGCCGCCGGCGCAGCGTCGGCACCGCCCTGCTGGCGGGCGCCGCGGGCGCGGCACTCGTCCTCCTGGCGGGCGGCCGCACCTGGTCCGAGGGCACCACCCGGATCAATGGATCCGCCGTCGCCCAGAGCGCCAGCGGCCAGGACGTCGGCGGCCTGCCCGGCGCCCTCGCCGTCGTCGCCCTCGCCGCGCTCGTCGCCGTCTTCGCCGTCCGCGGCGTCTGGCGCACCGTCGTCGCCGGCCTGCTCGCCCTGAGCGGCGCGGGCGTCGTCGCCGGCGCGGTCACCGGCGCCACCGACACCGCCGCCCTGGAGGAGAAGGCATCCCGGGCCAGCGGGCTCACCGGCGCCGCCATAGACGGCGTCAGCCACACCGCCTGGCCCTGGGTCGCCCTCGCCGGCGGCGTGCTGCTCCTGCTCGCCGGGCTCCTCGCCCTGCGCTACGGCCGCCACTGGCCCGCCATGTCCAGCCGCTACGAGCGCGACGGCACCCCCCGGCCGCGCCGCGCCCGCACCGCGCCCGACCCCGAGCGCCCCGAGGAGCTGTGGAAGGCCCTCGACCGCGGCGAGGACCCCACCGGCGACACCCGGCCGTGACGCCTTCCTGACACGCCCCACCCCAGAGCGAGGCGGCCCCGGCCGTCGGGGACAATGACCATGAGCGTTCCCCGCGCCCCAGGGCGCGCCACAGCAACGAGGAGTCTTACTCATGTCGGGTAGCAGCCACGGACACACCCCGGCCGCCTGGACCGGTGTCACCATCGCCTTCATCGGCTTTTGCGTCTCCGGCGCGTTCATGGTGGCGGCCAAGCCGGCCGGTTTCTGGGCGGGCATCGTCGTGATCGCCCTCGGCGGCGTCGTCGGCGGCATCATGCGCATGATGGGCCTCGGCCAGGCGCCCAAGACCGCTGTCAAGAAGGCGCAGCCGCAGACCCAGGGCTGACCGCCCCCGGAGCTCGTTGCGAAGAGGGCGCGGCCCCGGGACCCGTACGGCGGAATCCGCCGGGTCCCGGGCCGCGCCTTCGCGCTGCCGGGCGGAGACTGGGGAGCGTGAGCGACAGCGCCGGCGGGGCCGCCCCCGCCCGGGCCGCGGCGCGCCGCCTGAGCGTGCCGCTCGGCGTCGGCGCGGGCGTCGCCGCGGCCGCCTGCTACGTCGCCGCCGTCGACCCCCACCGGCCGGGCCACTACCCCGCCTGCCCCCTGCTGCGGTACACCGGCCTGTACTGCCCCGGCTGCGGCGGGCTGCGCGGTCTGCACGCGCTGTGCCACGGCGATCTCGCCGCCGCCCTGGGCGCCAACGCCCTCGCCGTCGCCGGCTACGCCGCCTTCGCCCTGCTCTGGGCCGTCTGGGCGGTCCGGGCGCTGCGCGGTGCCGGCGGGGTCTCGCCGCTCCCGAAGGCCGCCCACCGGTGGGCGCTGGGCGCGCTCGTCCTCGCCTTCACGGTCGTACGGAACCTGCCGTTCGGCGCCGCTCTCGTCCCGTAGCGGGCGCGTCCGTGAGCCGTCGGCGATCATTCAATCGATCTCGTACGCATTCCCCGGGTGTCCACTGGGCATCCACGGAGTGGGACCCGCGTCAACCGGATGCGAAACCTTCGCCCTCCGGCAAGTACCATCGCAGTGCCTGGTGAGGATGTTGTCCGCCCCACCAGCCCAGACCAGCCGAGTCCGGAAGGGGGCCGCTCGCGTGAGTGTGCTCGACGAGATCATCGAGGGCGTCCGTGCCGACCTCGCGGAGCGGCAGGCGCGCGTCAGCCTCGACGAGCTCAAGGAGCGGGCGGCCAAGGCCCCGCAGGCCAAGGACGGCGTCGCCGCCCTCCGCGGCGAGGGCGTCAGCGTCATCTGCGAGGTGAAGCGCTCCAGCCCCTCCAAGGGCGCGCTCGCCGCGATCGCCGACCCCGCCGGCCTCGCCGCGGACTACGAGGCGGGCGGCGCGGCCGTCATCAGCGTGCTGACCGAGCAGCGCCGCTTCGGCGGCTCGCTCGCCGACCTGGAGGCCGTCCGCGCCAAGGTCGACATCCCGATCCTCCGCAAGGACTTCATCGTCACGGCCTACCAGCTCTGGGAGGCGCGGGCCTACGGCGCCGACCTGGTCCTGCTGATCGTCGCCGCGCTGGAGCAGGAGGCCCTGGTCTCCCTGATCGAGCGGGCCGAGTCCATCGGCCTCACCCCGCTGGTCGAGGTGCACGACGAGGAAGAGGTCCAGCGCGCGGTGGACGCCGGCGCCCGGATCATCGGCGTCAACGCCCGCAACCTCAAGACCCTGGAGGTCGACCGCGGCACCTTCGCCCGCGTCGCCCCCGAGATCCCGGACGGCATCATCAAGATCGCCGAGTCCGGGGTGCGCGGCCCGCACGACCTCATCGCCTACGCCAACGACGGCGCCGACGCCGTCCTGGTCGGCGAGTCCCTGGTGACCGGCCGCGACCCCAAGGGCGCCGTGGCCGACCTGGTGGCCGCCGGGGCCCACCCGGCGCTGCGGCACGGGCGGGGCTGACCGCACATGGGGGCGTACGCGCGCTTGGCCCGGGGATGCCGTCCCCGGGGCTGCCGTGCGCCCGCGCGCCGCGTGCTCGGCCGGCGCGTGCGTTACCACATCGGCTGTGAGCCGGGGCAGATCAACGGAATGCGATGGCGCGGCGGCGCCGTATCCGCCGCGGGCCACTGAGGCACCGCTCTTTTCCGTAGACCGCACCGTCACGCCTTTCGAGGAGTACGCACGTGTCCTCTGAATTCTTCATCCCGGACCCGGAGGGTCACATCCCGAGCGCCGAGGGTTACTTCGGCGCCTTCGGCGGTAAATTCATCCCCGAGGCCCTCGTCGCCGCCGTGGACGAGGTCGCCGTCGAGTACGAGAAGGCCAAGGCGGACCCCGCCTTCGCCGCCGAGCTCAACGACCTCCTGGTCAACTACACCGGCCGCCCCAGCGCCCTGACCGAGGTGCCGCGCTTCGCCGAACACGCGGGCGGCGCCCGGGTCTTCCTCAAGCGCGAGGACCTCAACCACACCGGCTCGCACAAGATCAACAACGTGCTGGGCCAGGCGCTGCTCACCAAGCGCATGGGCAAGACCCGCGTCATCGCCGAGACCGGCGCCGGCCAGCACGGCGTCGCCACCGCCACCGC from Streptomyces albireticuli carries:
- the trpM gene encoding tryptophan biosynthesis modulator TrpM encodes the protein MGAYARLARGCRPRGCRAPARRVLGRRVRYHIGCEPGQINGMRWRGGAVSAAGH
- a CDS encoding HGxxPAAW family protein, with the translated sequence MSGSSHGHTPAAWTGVTIAFIGFCVSGAFMVAAKPAGFWAGIVVIALGGVVGGIMRMMGLGQAPKTAVKKAQPQTQG
- a CDS encoding DUF2752 domain-containing protein, whose product is MSDSAGGAAPARAAARRLSVPLGVGAGVAAAACYVAAVDPHRPGHYPACPLLRYTGLYCPGCGGLRGLHALCHGDLAAALGANALAVAGYAAFALLWAVWAVRALRGAGGVSPLPKAAHRWALGALVLAFTVVRNLPFGAALVP
- a CDS encoding TIGR02234 family membrane protein, encoding MSAAVPHPRPHVEPAARTGAGRRRSVGTALLAGAAGAALVLLAGGRTWSEGTTRINGSAVAQSASGQDVGGLPGALAVVALAALVAVFAVRGVWRTVVAGLLALSGAGVVAGAVTGATDTAALEEKASRASGLTGAAIDGVSHTAWPWVALAGGVLLLLAGLLALRYGRHWPAMSSRYERDGTPRPRRARTAPDPERPEELWKALDRGEDPTGDTRP
- a CDS encoding anthranilate synthase component I — protein: MAATTPGDIAPDAATFRTLAKDRRVIPVTRRFLADGDTPVGLYRKLAAERPGTFLLESAENGRTWSRYSFVGVRSAATLTVRDGATHWLGTPPVGVPTDGDPLETLRATVAALHTPRDLIEGTGLPPFTGGMVGYLGYDIVRRLERIGEHGADTLGLPELTMLLTSDLAVLDHWNGTVLLIANAINHNDLDTGVDEAYADAVARLDAMAADLHRPAPTDPTALPPSELPEYTARWGGPDYMAAVEDIKERIRAGEAFQVVPSQRFETPCEASALDVYRVLRATNPSPYMYLLRFDGFDIVGSSPEALVKVEDGQALVHPIAGTRPRGATPQADAALAEELMADPKERAEHLMLVDLGRNDLGRVCEPGSVEVVDFMSIERYSHVMHIVSTVTGRLAPGRTAFDVLTACFPAGTLSGAPKPRAMQIIEELEPARRGLYGGCVGYLDFAGDSDTAIAIRTAVLRDGTAYVQAGAGVVADSDPAAEDAECRNKAAAVLRAVHSANRLTHRS
- the hisI gene encoding phosphoribosyl-AMP cyclohydrolase, with the protein product MTGTTRPTPPGASALDPAIASRLKRDADGLVPAIAQQYDTGEVLMLGWMDDEALHRTLTTGRCTYWSRSRQEYWVKGDTSGHVQHVKSVALDCDADTLLVKVDQVGAACHTGDRTCFDADVLPSAK
- the trpC gene encoding indole-3-glycerol phosphate synthase TrpC, translated to MSVLDEIIEGVRADLAERQARVSLDELKERAAKAPQAKDGVAALRGEGVSVICEVKRSSPSKGALAAIADPAGLAADYEAGGAAVISVLTEQRRFGGSLADLEAVRAKVDIPILRKDFIVTAYQLWEARAYGADLVLLIVAALEQEALVSLIERAESIGLTPLVEVHDEEEVQRAVDAGARIIGVNARNLKTLEVDRGTFARVAPEIPDGIIKIAESGVRGPHDLIAYANDGADAVLVGESLVTGRDPKGAVADLVAAGAHPALRHGRG